The Rhodobacter sp. 24-YEA-8 DNA segment AATCAGGCGGAACAGAGACTGATTTCGCGCGATGCGCTCGTGATCTGGGGAAGCGCTGCAGCTGGCAGCGCCGTCGCTGGCGGGGCAGTTTCCTGCCTGGATGATCCGGTTTGCACGCGGCGGTGAATTGCCGCGCCGTTCCGCCAGAGGTTATGAGAGGGTATGGTCCTGCGGCTCCTCTCCCTTCTCACTTGTTTCGCGCTGCCGCATGTGGCGCGGGCGCATCCGCATGAATTTGTCGATACCGGCCTCACCTTCCGGTTCGACGACCAGGGGCAGTTGACGGCGGTGTCGGTGGCCTGGGTCTATGACGACCTCACCTCGCTTCTGATCCTGAGTGATCTGGGCATGGACCCCGATGGCGACGGCATCCTGACCGCAGCAGAGGCGAAAAGGCTGAACGAGATGGCGAGTACCTGGCCCGAAGGGTTCGATGGCAATCTCTGGCTGAGCCAGGGCGGTCAGTCCATCGCGCTTTCGCGCCCGCTGGACGGGGCGGCGGGTCTCAGGGAGGGGCGGATCTGGATGACCCATATCCGTGCCCTGCCCGGGCGGCGCGATCCGGCTGGCGGCGAAATCCGGCTTCAGGCCTATGACCCGTCTTATTACATCTTTTACGATCTGACCGGCACGCCGGGCATTGAGGGGCGGCCCGACTGCACCGCGCGGGTCGAGCCTGCCGACAGCAGCCGCGCCCGTGTCCTTTATGAAGAGGCGCTGGCCGCGCTGAGTGATGCGGAGCTTGAGGCCGGGGGCTATCCCGAAATCGGTGGCGCCTTTGCCGACACCGTCTTGCTGGCATGCGGTCAGCCATGAATGCCCGGCGTCTCTTCACAGCGGTCCTGCTCCTGCTCGTCGTGCTGATCGCAATGGCGGTTTACGTGACCGGATTGGATGATGCATTGGCGCGCCGGTTGATTGGCTTGCAGCGTGACTTTCAAAACGCGCTCGGCCAGTCGTTGCGGGCGCTCCGCACCGGCGACAGCGGGGCTGTGTCAGGGTTTCTTGGTCTCTGTTTTGCTTACGGGTTCTTTCATGCGCTCGGGCCGGGGCACGGCAAGGCGCTGATCGCCGGCTATGGTTTTGCAAGCCGCGCCACGTTGCGACGTCTCGTCTGGATTGCCGGGCTTGCAGCGCTTGGTCAGGCGCTGGTCGCGATTGTTCTGGTCTATGGCGGGATCTGGATGTTCGAGGCGCGCGACCGGGTCGAAGGGCTGGCTGCTTTGATCGAGCCCCTCGCCATGCTGGCAATCGCCGGTCTCGGGGCCATGCTGTTGCGGCGCGGGCTGCGGCGATTGCAGCCCGCGCAGGTCCATAGGCATCACCCCCATGACGAGACCTGTGGCTGCGGCCATGCCCATGCGCCCGGCCCCGATCAGGTTGCCGCCGCCTCTGGCTGGCGCGAGGTGCTGGCGCTGGTGGCGGGGATCGCGCTCCGCCCCTGCACGGGCGCATTGTTCCTGCTGATCCTGACCTGGCGGCTGGGGATCGACGGGCTGGGGATCCTCGGCACCATCGTGATGGCGGCTGGTACCTTCCTGATCACTGCGCTTGCGGCGACCCTTGCGGGGGTGAGCCGCCAGGGTCTGGCGCTGGCCATGCCCGGCGCCAGCCCGCGCCTCTTTGCGGCGGCCGAGATCGTGACCGGCGTGATCGTCATAATCCTTTGCCTGAGCACCGCGCTGAGGTTGCTTTAAGACAGCACCTCGCTGAACGCGCACCTCGCGATCCCGCTGGCCGACGCGCCTGGGGAGTGGCACCGTCCGCCATTCTGCGCAGGGGGCGGATGGCATGGGGGTGAGCTGTGCCCCGCAGTCAGGAACGGGGCTGACCGCACGATGGCTGTGCCCTTGCGTGATCTCCGTCCGTTATTTGACCTCGGCGAGGGGATCCCGCTGGCGCAGAACGGCACCGCGCGTTCAGATCTGTTGGCGGTGCGCCGCCGGATCAGCTGCCGGTCCGCCGCCGCCATCGACGCCAAACCAGAGGGGGCTGTCGGCGGTGCGATATATGCGGCGGTTCCCCCCGGTAAGCGTGGTTTCAGCAGATTAATGCGGTTTCATTTCCGCCGACATAAAGGCTGTCCGCAATGACAGGGTCATGACGTATTCCTGCGTCTGCATTGGTTCCGAATGTATAAAGGAGGGCCATTTCAGGGCTGTATCGTGCGGTGTCAGCTGCGGCGGAAGGTGAGGTTCAGCCGCACATCACCGCAAACCGGGTGTGTGCCCGGTTTCAGCGAATCGATCCCGTGGAAGTAAAGCCGCGAGGGGCCACCCCAGACCACGACATCCCCATGCAAAAGCGGGACCTTCCGCGCCGGGTCGCTGCGGTTCAGCCCGCCGAAGCGGAAGATCGCGGCGAGGCCCAGCGAGACCGAGACGATGGGCTGCGAGAAATCGGCTTCATCCTGATCCTGGTGCAGCGCCATTTTTGCGCCGGGCTGGTACCGGTTGATCAGGCAGACATCCGGGGCAAAGCCGGGATAGCCGGCCTCTGCGGCGGCATCCTGCGCGAGGGCGCGGAAGGGGGCAGGCATTGCGGGCCAGGGCGCGCCGGTTTCGGGATCAAGCGCCTGATAGCGATAGCCGCGCCGGTCGCTGACCCAGCCGCCGCTGCCGCAATTCGTCATCGCAACCGACATGGCAAAGCCGCCACGCGTGACCATATGGCGAAAGGGCGAGATGGCGGCGACCGCCGCGATCCCATCGGTCAGCGCATCGGCCTCCGGGCCTGCATAGCCCCTGAGCAGCACCGCACCGGGGGCCAGGTCTTCGCGACCCCGTTGCGGGAGGTCTGCATCACCGAAAAGATCTGTCATTGCCGCCTCCGCGCCTTATCGCAGTATCGCCTCCCGGATGGCGGAGCGCAAAAGAAAAGGGCCGTCCCGGGCTGATCCCGGGCGACCCCATCCGTCTTACAACCGGTCTTCTGGCCTGATCCGAAGATCAGCCGTTGACCAGGTCTTTAAGAGCTTTGGCGATGGTGAATTTCACCTGCTTGTCGGCCGGTTTGGTCATGGTTTCACCGGTGGCCGGGTTGCGGACCTGACGCTCGGGGCGCTCTTTGCAGGCCACTTTGCCGAGGCCCGGCAGGGTGACCGCACCACCTGCAGTGACTTCCTTTGCCACCACATCAGCAATCGCATCCAGTGCGGCCGAAGCGGTTTTCTTGTCGGCGCCCATTGCTTCGGCAAGGGCAGCCACAAGCTGGGTCTTGGTCATCGGCTTGGACATTGGTGTCTCCTGTTCTCGTTCGGCGTGTCCTTCTGATCCCGGGCCTGCAATTGCGGCTTCGGGACCCCCTTTTCAGGGCTGTCGCTCAGTCACCTGGAAAGCGGGGCGAAATCAAGCCCCAGAACGCAGCCGGGGCTGGAAATCAGCGGTTTTCACCGGAATTCCCTATGTCTCACAGGAATGCGGTTTCCTCAAAGCTGCGCAATTTGCGCGAATGGATGCGTTCCAACGGGGTTTCGCGCAGCAGCTCCATCGCGCGGATGCCGATCTGCAGGTGCCGCCCGACCTGGGCCTGGTAGAATTCGGTCGCCATGCCGGGAAGCTTCAGCTCGCCATGCAGCGGTTTGTCGGAAACGCAAAGCAGCGTTCCGTAAGGCACACGGAAGCGGAACCCGTTGGCCGCGATGGTGGCCGATTCCATATCCAGCCCCACCGCGCGCGACTGCGACAGCCGCCGCACCGGGCCGGACTGATCGCGCAATTCCCAGTTGCGGTTGTCGATGGTGGCGACAGTGCCGGTGCGCATGATGCGCTTGAGCTCATAGCCTTCCAGCCGGGTGACCTCTTCGACCGCGTCTTCCAGTGCGATCTGGATCTCGGCCAGTGCCGGGATCGGCACCCAGACCGGCAGGTCGTCATCCAGCACATGATCCTCGCGCAGATAGGCATGGGCGAGGACGTAATCGCCAAGCGCCTGGGTGTTTCTGAGCCCGGCGCAATGGCCGACCATCAGCCAGGCATGCGGGCGCAGGACCGCGATATGATCGGTGGCGGTTTTGGCATTTGACGGGCCGACGCCGATATTGACCAGCGTGATGCCGTCCCCATCCGGGCGTTTCAGGTGATAGGTCGGCATTTGCGGCATTTTCGACGGAAGGAGAATCCTGCCATCTCCTGCGGTGATCTCCTGATCGCCGGTTGCGACAAAGCTGGAATAGCCGGAATTCGGGTCGTCCAGGGCTGCGCGGGCGAAGGCCTCGAATTCATCGACATAGAACTGGTAATTGGTGAACAGAACATGGTTCTGGAAATGCCGCGGGCTGGTTGCGGTGTAATGCGCCAGCCGCGCCAGGCTGTAATCGACGCGCTGCGCGGTAAAGGGCGCCAGCGGCATCGAACCATCGGCGAAATGTTCAAGCGTTCCGTTGACGATGTCGTCATTGGTGGTCGCGAGGTCCGGCACATCAAACACATCGCGCAGCGGGAAATCCAGCGCACCGGCCTGGGGGATGATCAGGTCGGGCTGACCAGCCACCGCGAAATGCAGCGGGATCGGCGTGACAGAGGGGCCGATGGTGACCGGCACCCCGTGATTGCGGATCAGAAGGCCGATCTGCTGGATCAGATAATTGCGAAACAGATCGGGGCGGGTCACGGTGGTGGAATAGGTGCCTGGCCGCGCGACATGGCCAAAGGACAGGCGGGTGTCGACATTCGAGAAACTGTCCACGACGAGGCGGATTTCCGGGTAATAGGCGCGGATCCGGTGTGCCGGTCGGCCAGTGATCAGCGCCTCGCGGAACTGGCTGATCAGATGGGCGGTGGCCTCGTCATATAGCACATTCAGCCGGTCAACGGCTTCGGTGGCATCGGTGAAGCTTTGCGCTTCGCTCGGGTCTGGCAAAAGAAGGATCGACACTTGTCCGTTTTGTCCTTTGGATCGCTGCGGCCTGACGGATGATCCGGAGAGACATCCGGTGGGCCATCTGGCTGAGTTAAGCGCAAAGCGGGGCGCTGAGGCAAGTGAACTCCAGGTAACGGGGCGCGGGGGCCGAGCGGGGCGCTTGCAGTGGCGCGCGTGCAGGGAGATAGTCGCGGCCATGAAAACACTGCTTTCTCTTGGACATGGATATTGCGCCGCCGCGCTGGCGCGCGGGCTTTTGGCCGAGGGCTGGACCGTGATCGGCACCACCCGGGATGCGGCAAAGGCGACGGCGTTTGAGGCGATGGGCGTCGAGCCGCTGGTCTGGGACCCGGCGCGGGGCGCGGATCTTGCACCGGCGCTGGCGCGCGCCACGCATATCCTGCATTCCGCCAGCCCTGACGAGGCGGGCGATCCGTTCCTGAACGCCTGGCCCGGGATTCGCGAGGCGCAGGTGGAATGGATGGGGTATCTTTCGACCACCGGGGTTTACGGCGACACGCGTGGCGCCTGGGTGGATGAGACCTCGCCGGTTCTGCCCGCACGGGCGCGTTCGGGCGAACGGGTCCGGGCCGAGCGCGACTGGCTGGCGAGCGGGCTGCCGGTGCAGGTGTTTCGTCTGGCCGGGATTTACGGGCCGGGGCGCGGGCCGTTCGAGAAGATCCGCAATGGCTCGGCCCGGCGGATCCTGAAAGAGGGCCAGGTGTTTTCGCGTATCCATGTCGATGACATCGTACAGGTGCTGGGGGCTTCGATCGCGGCGCCGCGCCCGGGACGGGTCTATAATGTCTGCGACGATCTGCCGTCCTCTGCCGCCGAGGTGCTGAGCTTTGCTGCCGGTCTTCTGGGGCTGCCGGAGCCACCGGCGGTGGAATTTGCAGAGGCGCGGATGGGGCCGCTGGCGCGGAGTTTCTATGAGGAATGCCGGCGGGTCCGGAATACCCGGATCCGGGAAGAGCTGGGAGTGCAGCTGTTATACCCCGATTACCGGGCGGGGCTGCGGGGGATCCTCGCGGCTGAAGGCTGAGAGGGGTGCCGGCCGCGGGAGCCTCCGGCGGGGATATTTAAGAGACAGATGAAAGCCGCTTTCAGGAGCGGGCAGGGGCGGCGATGGTGACGGTTCCGGATTTCAGTTTTGAGACGGAGGCGCTGGCGGCGGGTGCGACCTTTGTCGCGGGAGTCGATGAGGTCGGGCGTGGGCCGATTGCCGGGCCGGTCACGGCGGCGGCGGTGCGGCTTGATCCGGGGAACATCCCTGAAGGGCTCAGGGACAGCAAGGCGATGAGCCAGGCGGCGCGCGAGCGGCTTTCAGAATGGCTTCTGACCCATGCGGCCGTGTCGGTCGCGCATGCCAGTGTCGAAGAGATTGACGAGATCAATATCCTGCGCGCCAGCCATCTCGCGATGGAACGGGCGGTGGCGGGGCTGGGGCAGGGGCCCGACTTCGCCCTGATCGATGGCAACCTTTTGCCGCGCGGTCTGACGATCCCTGCCCGGGCGCTGGTCAAGGGCGATGCCCGCTGCCAGTCGATTGCCGCCGCATCAATTGTCGCCAAGGTTGCGCGCGACCGGATCATGGTGGATCTGGCGCAACAGTTTCCGGGTTACGGCTGGGAGCGGAATGCCGGCTACCCGACAAAGGCGCATCTCCAGGCGCTCCTGGATTTTGGCGTAACCCCTGTGCATAGACGGTCCTTCAAACCTATCCACAACATCTTGTATCAAGGGATTTATGTAACCCCTTGATTCAATAAACAATTTGACGCCGAATCGGTTCTGACTCATCTTTATCCACAAGACGGCACACAAGAATTGCCGCGAGCAGAGGCAGAATATGGCGACGAAAAAAGCACCGGCGGAGCATGCGCTTCCGCTGAACGAAATTCTTGCGGGTGATTGCATCGAGATCATGGAGAGCCTGCCGGCGGGCTCGGTAGACCTGATTTTTGCGGACCCGCCCTACAACCTTCAGCTGAAGGGCGATTTGCACCGGCCGGATAATTCCAAGGTCGATGCGGTGGATGATCACTGGGATCAGTTCGCCTCTTTCGCTTCCTATGACGAGTTCACCCGGCGCTGGCTGGCGGCTGCAAAGCGGCTGTTGAAGCCCAATGGCGCGATCTGGGTGATCGGATCCTATCACAATGTGTTCCGTCTGGGCGCCGAGCTGCAGAACCAGGGCTACTGGATTCTGAACGACGTGGTCTGGCGCAAATCGAACCCGATGCCGAATTTCAAAGGCAAGCGGCTGACCAATGCGCATGAGACGCTGATCTGGGCCTCGAAAGACGAAAAGGCGAAATATACCTTCAATTACGAGGCCTTGAAGGCATTGAACGAAGGCATCCAGATGCGGTCAGACTGGGTGATTCCGATCTGCACCGGGCATGAGCGTCTGAAGGACGAGCATGGCGACAAGGCGCATCCGACGCAAAAACCCGAGGCGCTGTTGCACCGCGTGCTGCTGGCGACGACCAATCCGGGCGATGTTGTGCTGGACCCGTTTTTTGGCACCGGCACCACGGGCGCGGTCGCCAAGATGCTGGGCCGCGATTTCATCGGGATCGAGCGCGAGGAAGCCTATCGCAAGGCCGCGCTGGAGCGGCTGGCACGGGTGCGTAAATATGATGCTTCGGCGCTGGAGATCACCGGCTCGAAACGGGCTGAACCCCGTGTGCCCTTCGGCCAGGTGGTGGAGCGCGGCATGCTGCGCCCGGGTGAGGAACTCTGGTCGCTCGGCAATCGCTACAAGGCCAAGGTGCGCGCCGATGGCACGCTGATCGGCAATGACGTCAAGGGCTCGATCCACCAGGTCGGGGCGGCCTATGAACGCGCGCCGTCCTGCAATGGCTGGACCTACTGGCATTTCAAACGCGACGGGAAAATGATCCCGATCGATATCCTGCGCCAGCAGATCCGGGCCGAGATGGGGGCCGATGCAGGAGCAGCCTCGGCGGCGGCTTCGCGCCCGAACTGATGCGATTACAATAAGATACATGAACGCCTGCGCCCCGGTCCGCCTGGGGTGCCACTGCCCCGCCATGTTCGCATGGCGGGGCCTTTTGTCACTGCCCGGCCTGGAGGCTCAGAGATTTTTTGCGGCGAAAGTCGCGAATTTCTCCAGCACGGTGCCGAGGAATTTCGCGGTATCGGGTTTCAGCCCGCCTTTGTCGTCGAGCATGTTCTGCACCTGGGCGAGATAGGCCTCTGGCTGTTGCAGCGTTGGCATATCGAGGAAGACCAGCGACTGGCGCAGATGGTGATTGGCCGCAAAGCCCGAAATCGCACCCATCGAAGCCGAGATCACCGCCGCCGGCTTGCCGCCCCAGACACTGTGCCCATAGGGGCGCGAGCCGACATCCAGCGCGTTTTTCAGCGCCGCCGGCACCGAGCGGTTATATTCCGGCGTGACAAAGATCACCGCCTGTTTCGCCGCAATCGCCTTGCGGAACGCGGTCCAGGCGGCGGGTGGGGTGCCCTCGTCCAGATCCTGGTTGTAAAAGGGCAGATCCCCGATCGGGATGATCTCGAGGGTCATGCCCCCGGGGGCGATGGCTTGCAGCCCTTTGGCGACCGAGAGATTGTAAGACCCGGCGCGCAGGCTTCCGACCAGGACGGCGACTTCCAGCTTGGACATTTGAAGGCTTCCTTCTGTTGATCCATGCATTCAGTGTTGCGCATTCCGGCCCGGGCGCAAAGGCTCGGGTGCCGGAGGCCCTGTGCAGATCGGCAAGGATCAGCCGCGTGGGTCAGCCGCGCCCGACATAGGGCATCGCGGTGGCCATGATCGTCGTGAAAAGCGTGTTCACCGTCAGCGGCTGGCGCGCGATCATCACGATGGCCCCGGCGACATGGGCGACATCCATCACCGGCTCGGGCCGGATGCTGCCATCGGCCTGGAGCATGCCCTTCGGCATTTCTGCGGTCATTGGCGTTGCGGCATTGCCGATATCGATCTGGCCGACCGCGATGCCATGGTCGCGCCCCTCGAGCGCGAGGGCCTTTGTCAGCCCGGTCACCGCATGTTTCGATGCCACGTAAGAGATCGTCTGCGGCCGCGGCACATAGGCCGAGATCGAGCCATTGTTCAGGATGCGCCCGCCTTTGGGCTCTTGCTCCAGCATCTGCCGCCAGGCCTCGCGGGCGCAGTAGAAGGCGCCGTTCAGGTTGATCGCAATCACCGCATCCCAGGAGTCCGGCGTGGTATCCTCGACCCGCGCCTGGCCGCCAAAGGCGCCGGCATTGTTGAAGAGGAAATCGATGCGGCCAAAACGCGCGACGATCTGCGCGAAAGCCTCACGGACCGCGTCGGACTGGCTCAGATCGGCGGTGACGATCAATGCGCGGTCGGGATCTGCGCTTTGCGCCGCCGTTTCTGCAAGGGGCGCTTCGCGCCGACCGATCAGCGCGCAGCGATAGCCCGCCGCGATCAGTGCCTGCGCCACGGCGCGCCCGATCCCTGATCCGGCGCCGGTGATCACCGCAACCGGCAATTCGCTTTGTGTCATCTCAGCCCTCCCCGGCCTCGGTAATATCCACCGAATGGCGGCCCTCCTGCTGGCCGTCAAGCCGCAGCATCCCTGTCACCGGCGCCACATCACCATAGTCGCGGCCCATGCCGACTTCTATATGGTCCGCGCCGGTGAAACAGGCATTGGTCGGGTCATAGTCGATCCAGCCGCGCTGGCTGCCGCCCCAGGCCCGGACCCAGGCATGCATCGCATCGGCACCGACAAGGCGCTTGCGCCCGGGCGGCGGCAGGGTGCGCAGATAGCCCGCCACATAGGTCGCCGGAATGCCGAGGCTCCTGAGACCGCCCACCATGATCTGCGCGAAAT contains these protein-coding regions:
- a CDS encoding HU family DNA-binding protein, with the protein product MSKPMTKTQLVAALAEAMGADKKTASAALDAIADVVAKEVTAGGAVTLPGLGKVACKERPERQVRNPATGETMTKPADKQVKFTIAKALKDLVNG
- the alkB gene encoding DNA oxidative demethylase AlkB, producing the protein MTDLFGDADLPQRGREDLAPGAVLLRGYAGPEADALTDGIAAVAAISPFRHMVTRGGFAMSVAMTNCGSGGWVSDRRGYRYQALDPETGAPWPAMPAPFRALAQDAAAEAGYPGFAPDVCLINRYQPGAKMALHQDQDEADFSQPIVSVSLGLAAIFRFGGLNRSDPARKVPLLHGDVVVWGGPSRLYFHGIDSLKPGTHPVCGDVRLNLTFRRS
- a CDS encoding SDR family oxidoreductase, which produces MTQSELPVAVITGAGSGIGRAVAQALIAAGYRCALIGRREAPLAETAAQSADPDRALIVTADLSQSDAVREAFAQIVARFGRIDFLFNNAGAFGGQARVEDTTPDSWDAVIAINLNGAFYCAREAWRQMLEQEPKGGRILNNGSISAYVPRPQTISYVASKHAVTGLTKALALEGRDHGIAVGQIDIGNAATPMTAEMPKGMLQADGSIRPEPVMDVAHVAGAIVMIARQPLTVNTLFTTIMATAMPYVGRG
- a CDS encoding site-specific DNA-methyltransferase — its product is MATKKAPAEHALPLNEILAGDCIEIMESLPAGSVDLIFADPPYNLQLKGDLHRPDNSKVDAVDDHWDQFASFASYDEFTRRWLAAAKRLLKPNGAIWVIGSYHNVFRLGAELQNQGYWILNDVVWRKSNPMPNFKGKRLTNAHETLIWASKDEKAKYTFNYEALKALNEGIQMRSDWVIPICTGHERLKDEHGDKAHPTQKPEALLHRVLLATTNPGDVVLDPFFGTGTTGAVAKMLGRDFIGIEREEAYRKAALERLARVRKYDASALEITGSKRAEPRVPFGQVVERGMLRPGEELWSLGNRYKAKVRADGTLIGNDVKGSIHQVGAAYERAPSCNGWTYWHFKRDGKMIPIDILRQQIRAEMGADAGAASAAASRPN
- a CDS encoding SDR family oxidoreductase, whose translation is MKTLLSLGHGYCAAALARGLLAEGWTVIGTTRDAAKATAFEAMGVEPLVWDPARGADLAPALARATHILHSASPDEAGDPFLNAWPGIREAQVEWMGYLSTTGVYGDTRGAWVDETSPVLPARARSGERVRAERDWLASGLPVQVFRLAGIYGPGRGPFEKIRNGSARRILKEGQVFSRIHVDDIVQVLGASIAAPRPGRVYNVCDDLPSSAAEVLSFAAGLLGLPEPPAVEFAEARMGPLARSFYEECRRVRNTRIREELGVQLLYPDYRAGLRGILAAEG
- a CDS encoding ribonuclease HII, with the protein product MVTVPDFSFETEALAAGATFVAGVDEVGRGPIAGPVTAAAVRLDPGNIPEGLRDSKAMSQAARERLSEWLLTHAAVSVAHASVEEIDEINILRASHLAMERAVAGLGQGPDFALIDGNLLPRGLTIPARALVKGDARCQSIAAASIVAKVARDRIMVDLAQQFPGYGWERNAGYPTKAHLQALLDFGVTPVHRRSFKPIHNILYQGIYVTP
- a CDS encoding NADPH-dependent FMN reductase; its protein translation is MSKLEVAVLVGSLRAGSYNLSVAKGLQAIAPGGMTLEIIPIGDLPFYNQDLDEGTPPAAWTAFRKAIAAKQAVIFVTPEYNRSVPAALKNALDVGSRPYGHSVWGGKPAAVISASMGAISGFAANHHLRQSLVFLDMPTLQQPEAYLAQVQNMLDDKGGLKPDTAKFLGTVLEKFATFAAKNL
- a CDS encoding DUF1007 family protein, with translation MVLRLLSLLTCFALPHVARAHPHEFVDTGLTFRFDDQGQLTAVSVAWVYDDLTSLLILSDLGMDPDGDGILTAAEAKRLNEMASTWPEGFDGNLWLSQGGQSIALSRPLDGAAGLREGRIWMTHIRALPGRRDPAGGEIRLQAYDPSYYIFYDLTGTPGIEGRPDCTARVEPADSSRARVLYEEALAALSDAELEAGGYPEIGGAFADTVLLACGQP
- a CDS encoding AMP nucleosidase; this encodes MSILLLPDPSEAQSFTDATEAVDRLNVLYDEATAHLISQFREALITGRPAHRIRAYYPEIRLVVDSFSNVDTRLSFGHVARPGTYSTTVTRPDLFRNYLIQQIGLLIRNHGVPVTIGPSVTPIPLHFAVAGQPDLIIPQAGALDFPLRDVFDVPDLATTNDDIVNGTLEHFADGSMPLAPFTAQRVDYSLARLAHYTATSPRHFQNHVLFTNYQFYVDEFEAFARAALDDPNSGYSSFVATGDQEITAGDGRILLPSKMPQMPTYHLKRPDGDGITLVNIGVGPSNAKTATDHIAVLRPHAWLMVGHCAGLRNTQALGDYVLAHAYLREDHVLDDDLPVWVPIPALAEIQIALEDAVEEVTRLEGYELKRIMRTGTVATIDNRNWELRDQSGPVRRLSQSRAVGLDMESATIAANGFRFRVPYGTLLCVSDKPLHGELKLPGMATEFYQAQVGRHLQIGIRAMELLRETPLERIHSRKLRSFEETAFL
- a CDS encoding nickel/cobalt transporter, which encodes MNARRLFTAVLLLLVVLIAMAVYVTGLDDALARRLIGLQRDFQNALGQSLRALRTGDSGAVSGFLGLCFAYGFFHALGPGHGKALIAGYGFASRATLRRLVWIAGLAALGQALVAIVLVYGGIWMFEARDRVEGLAALIEPLAMLAIAGLGAMLLRRGLRRLQPAQVHRHHPHDETCGCGHAHAPGPDQVAAASGWREVLALVAGIALRPCTGALFLLILTWRLGIDGLGILGTIVMAAGTFLITALAATLAGVSRQGLALAMPGASPRLFAAAEIVTGVIVIILCLSTALRLL